One window of the Mycobacterium haemophilum DSM 44634 genome contains the following:
- a CDS encoding resuscitation-promoting factor, which translates to MNVLTKLHQTPSPMLRLVVGGLLLVLAFAGGYAVATSKTVTLTVDGTAMRVTTMKSRVIDIVQENGFAVGERDDLYPAADVAVHDADNIVLRRSRPLEISLDGKDVQQVWTTASTVDEALAQLAMTDTAPVAASRGSRVPLTGMALPVVSAKTVQINDGGAVRTVHLPAPDVGGLLAAAGMPLLASDQVAPSATSPIVEGMQIQVTRNRIERVIERIPLPPNSRRIEDPEMNVSRVVVEDPGTPGTQDVTFAVATVNGVETGRLPVANVVVEPAREAVMRVGTKPGTEVPPVSDGSIWDAIAGCEAGGNWAINTGNGYYGGVQFDQSTWAANGGLRYAPRADLATREEQIAVAEVTRARQGWGAWPVCSGRAGAR; encoded by the coding sequence TTGAACGTACTCACAAAGCTTCACCAGACCCCGTCGCCGATGCTGCGGCTCGTCGTTGGGGGGCTGCTTTTGGTCCTCGCGTTCGCCGGCGGTTACGCGGTCGCCACCTCCAAGACGGTGACATTGACCGTCGACGGAACCGCGATGCGGGTGACGACCATGAAGTCGCGGGTGATTGACATCGTCCAGGAGAACGGGTTCGCCGTCGGTGAGCGTGATGACCTGTATCCCGCCGCTGATGTCGCGGTTCATGACGCCGACAACATTGTGTTGCGGCGCAGCCGGCCACTAGAGATTTCACTGGACGGCAAGGACGTCCAGCAGGTGTGGACGACGGCATCCACCGTGGACGAGGCGCTGGCCCAACTTGCGATGACCGACACGGCTCCGGTCGCGGCGTCTCGCGGCAGCCGTGTTCCGCTGACGGGGATGGCGCTGCCCGTCGTCAGCGCCAAAACGGTCCAGATCAACGACGGCGGCGCGGTGCGCACGGTGCATCTGCCGGCGCCGGATGTCGGTGGGCTGCTGGCCGCCGCCGGTATGCCGCTGCTAGCGAGCGATCAGGTCGCGCCGAGCGCGACGTCGCCGATCGTGGAGGGTATGCAGATCCAGGTGACCCGTAACCGCATCGAAAGGGTCATCGAGCGGATTCCGCTGCCCCCGAACTCCCGTCGTATCGAGGACCCGGAGATGAACGTCAGCCGCGTGGTCGTCGAGGACCCGGGCACCCCCGGCACCCAGGATGTGACGTTCGCGGTGGCCACAGTCAACGGTGTCGAGACCGGCCGGCTGCCGGTCGCCAACGTTGTGGTGGAGCCGGCCCGCGAAGCGGTGATGCGGGTGGGCACCAAGCCCGGTACTGAGGTGCCCCCGGTGAGCGACGGGTCCATCTGGGACGCTATTGCGGGCTGCGAGGCCGGTGGCAACTGGGCGATCAACACCGGTAACGGGTATTACGGCGGTGTGCAGTTCGACCAGAGCACCTGGGCAGCCAACGGCGGGCTGCGATATGCGCCCCGTGCCGACCTTGCCACCCGGGAAGAGCAGATCGCGGTTGCCGAGGTGACGCGGGCACGCCAAGGATGGGGTGCGTGGCCAGTATGCAGCGGGAGAGCGGGTGCGCGCTGA
- a CDS encoding TatD family hydrolase: MRVTSHRSANQDAPPAPEPLSPLIDAHTHLDACGARTADDVKAIAQRAAAVGVVAVVTIADDLDSARWVTAAAEWDRRVYAAVALHPTRATALTDAARAEIEQLAAHPRVVAVGETGMDLYWPGRLDGCAPPDVQREAFAWHIDLAKRCGKPLMIHNRQADVEVLDVLRAEGAPDQVIFHCFSSDAAMARRCVAAGWLLSLSGTVSFRNARALREAVPLIPAQQLLVETDAPFLTPHPHRGLANEPYCLPYTVRAVAELADRAPEELAHITTSNARRVYGLGPASA; this comes from the coding sequence GTGCGCGTGACTTCTCACCGCTCAGCCAATCAAGACGCGCCTCCCGCTCCGGAACCCCTGTCGCCGTTGATCGACGCCCATACCCACCTCGACGCGTGCGGCGCCCGCACGGCTGATGACGTGAAAGCCATCGCCCAGCGAGCCGCGGCGGTCGGTGTGGTTGCGGTCGTCACCATCGCCGACGACTTGGACTCCGCGCGCTGGGTCACCGCGGCCGCCGAGTGGGACCGGCGGGTGTACGCGGCGGTGGCGTTGCACCCGACGCGCGCAACCGCGCTCACCGATGCCGCTCGGGCCGAGATCGAACAACTGGCGGCCCATCCGCGGGTGGTGGCTGTCGGCGAGACCGGTATGGATCTGTATTGGCCCGGCCGCCTCGACGGCTGTGCCCCACCTGACGTGCAACGTGAGGCGTTCGCTTGGCATATCGACTTGGCCAAGCGATGCGGCAAACCGCTGATGATCCACAACCGGCAAGCCGACGTGGAGGTGCTCGACGTGTTGCGCGCCGAGGGCGCCCCCGACCAGGTGATCTTTCACTGCTTTTCGTCGGACGCTGCGATGGCCCGCCGCTGCGTAGCCGCCGGGTGGCTGCTCAGCTTGTCCGGGACGGTGAGCTTCCGTAACGCTCGTGCCCTGCGGGAAGCCGTTCCGTTGATCCCAGCGCAGCAGCTTCTGGTGGAAACCGACGCGCCATTTTTGACCCCGCATCCCCACCGCGGCCTAGCGAACGAGCCCTACTGCCTGCCTTACACTGTTCGGGCGGTCGCTGAACTGGCAGACCGCGCACCTGAGGAGTTGGCTCACATCACCACCAGCAATGCTCGACGTGTCTACGGACTGGGGCCAGCATCCGCGTGA
- the rsmA gene encoding 16S rRNA (adenine(1518)-N(6)/adenine(1519)-N(6))-dimethyltransferase RsmA, translating into MQRESGCALTIRLLGRTEIRRLAKELEFRPRKSLGQNFVHDANTVRRVVATSGVNRSDVVLEVGPGLGSLTLALLDRGAAVSAIEIDPVLAGRLPQTVAEHSNSDDRKRGGAGRSGSSLIEPSDDRKRGGAGRSGSSLIQPSEIHRLTVCNRDVLSLRRGDLATDPTALVANLPYNVAVPALLHLLAEFPSIRTVTVMVQAEVAERLAAEPGGKDYGVPSVKLRFFGRVQRCGMVSPTVFWPIPRVFSGLVRVDRYETSPWPTDEAFRRQVFELVDIAFAQRRKTARNAFVEWAGSGNESANRLLAASIDPARRGETLSIDDFVRLLQRSDDRDDSSQDAAVRPASGQASAS; encoded by the coding sequence ATGCAGCGGGAGAGCGGGTGCGCGCTGACCATCCGGCTGCTCGGGCGTACCGAGATCAGGCGGCTGGCCAAGGAACTCGAATTTCGGCCACGGAAATCTCTCGGCCAAAATTTCGTGCACGACGCCAACACGGTGCGACGTGTGGTTGCGACCTCTGGAGTGAACCGGTCTGACGTCGTTTTGGAGGTTGGTCCTGGCCTGGGATCGCTCACGCTGGCATTGCTGGACCGCGGCGCTGCCGTCAGCGCCATCGAAATCGACCCAGTGTTGGCGGGTCGGTTGCCGCAGACGGTTGCCGAGCATTCAAACAGTGATGATCGCAAGCGCGGCGGAGCCGGGCGCAGTGGGTCGTCACTCATCGAGCCCAGTGATGATCGCAAGCGCGGCGGAGCCGGGCGCAGTGGGTCGTCACTCATCCAGCCCAGTGAGATCCACCGGCTCACGGTGTGCAACCGCGACGTTTTATCTCTTCGCCGTGGTGATCTGGCTACAGACCCGACGGCCTTAGTTGCCAACCTGCCGTACAACGTTGCGGTTCCGGCGTTATTGCATCTGCTCGCCGAGTTCCCGTCCATCCGGACCGTGACGGTGATGGTGCAGGCCGAGGTCGCCGAACGGCTTGCCGCCGAGCCGGGTGGCAAGGATTACGGCGTGCCCAGCGTCAAGCTGCGCTTCTTCGGCCGGGTCCAGCGCTGCGGCATGGTGTCGCCGACTGTTTTCTGGCCGATTCCCCGCGTCTTTTCCGGTTTGGTACGCGTCGATCGCTATGAGACCTCGCCGTGGCCGACCGATGAAGCCTTCCGTCGGCAGGTATTCGAACTGGTGGACATCGCATTCGCTCAGCGGCGCAAGACAGCTCGCAACGCGTTTGTGGAGTGGGCGGGTTCGGGCAACGAGTCAGCGAATCGATTGCTTGCCGCTAGCATCGATCCTGCCCGTCGCGGTGAGACGCTGTCCATCGACGACTTCGTGCGACTGCTGCAACGTTCCGATGATCGGGACGACAGTAGCCAGGACGCGGCGGTGCGGCCCGCTTCAGGGCAAGCTTCGGCGAGCTGA